In a single window of the Dinghuibacter silviterrae genome:
- a CDS encoding LacI family DNA-binding transcriptional regulator encodes MKKKKVSIYDIAEEVGVSTATVSYVLNGKAAEKRISPELQKQILRSAKKNGYQPNMLAKGLSTGKSKIIGMMVEYISDPFFSTIARQIEDKASRRGYKLLYSSTENCTDKTKELLRVYRETQVDGYIIAPPPGVEKEIRTLLRSQVPLVLFDRFFPDLPSFNVIVDNQAGCYEATRHFIARGHRNIALVTLDSLQVQMAERTTGYHKALEESGRTPLVRHIPFTAPEEERVRRIIAFIEDHPEVDAVLFSTNYLAISGIKAIQSLRRSIPGDLGVISFDDNTHFDLFTPSITSVAQPVFGISEAIMDLLWRQMDGPVLPRAKKETVVLPPLLMERNSVGRT; translated from the coding sequence ATGAAAAAGAAGAAAGTCTCCATATACGACATCGCCGAAGAAGTGGGTGTTTCCACGGCTACCGTCTCATACGTCCTCAACGGAAAAGCCGCTGAAAAGCGCATCAGTCCTGAACTTCAGAAACAAATCCTTCGGTCGGCAAAGAAGAACGGCTACCAGCCGAACATGCTCGCCAAGGGATTGAGCACTGGCAAGAGCAAGATCATCGGGATGATGGTCGAGTACATCTCCGACCCTTTTTTCTCCACTATCGCCCGGCAGATCGAGGACAAGGCCTCCCGCCGGGGGTATAAACTGCTTTATTCCAGCACCGAGAACTGCACGGATAAGACAAAGGAACTGCTCCGGGTGTACCGGGAAACCCAGGTGGACGGGTACATTATTGCGCCGCCACCGGGGGTCGAAAAGGAAATCCGCACCCTGCTGAGGTCCCAGGTCCCGCTGGTGCTTTTCGACCGTTTTTTCCCGGACCTGCCTTCCTTTAACGTGATCGTGGACAACCAGGCCGGGTGTTACGAGGCGACCCGGCATTTTATCGCCAGGGGACACCGGAACATCGCCCTGGTGACCCTGGATTCCTTGCAGGTGCAAATGGCCGAGCGGACGACGGGCTACCACAAGGCGCTGGAGGAATCGGGCCGTACACCGCTGGTCAGGCATATCCCCTTTACGGCGCCCGAGGAAGAACGCGTCCGGCGGATTATTGCCTTTATCGAAGACCACCCGGAGGTGGATGCCGTCCTGTTCTCCACCAACTACCTGGCGATCAGTGGCATCAAGGCGATCCAGTCGCTCAGGCGTTCCATACCCGGGGACCTGGGGGTGATCAGCTTTGACGACAACACCCACTTCGACCTCTTTACCCCTTCCATCACGTCGGTCGCCCAGCCGGTGTTTGGGATTTCGGAGGCCATTATGGATCTGTTGTGGCGGCAGATGGACGGACCCGTTTTGCCGCGGGCGAAAAAGGAAACGGTGGTCCTTCCCCCCCTGTTGATGGAGCGGAATTCCGTAGGCAGGACGTGA
- a CDS encoding SusC/RagA family TonB-linked outer membrane protein, which translates to MTRLLSTFSLLYLGVMISQGAGAAGRPSWVAAPLVRAAGRPAPGARAAVLRSSDGAVAALSDTNHVVHGKVIDEDTKQPVQGVSVTIEGSDRGVVTDAGGLFTIRAGRDQVIILTSIGYEPIRVKAGALTNVRVFSLKSLKTAMNDVVVVGYGTQKKATLTGSVSVVDAKAFQDKGPVDNPIGALQGQVPGVVVTRTSTEPGRQNWNFQMRGATSTNGADPLVIIDGIPVSSLNALNSINPNDIDNMSFLKDADAAIYGARGAGGVVLITTKRGKSGKPTIQYDGSVSKKVLGLMPHLLDVKPYGQMMMAARIADNYGTVPTSDSWYQLGVLYANAPDSGWISGNSADPGFGDVADFPMFQGMNWQKVLWGNATSTQQNIAISGRGTNSGYRVSLGYMDDGSQLQWGDNSNKRYNLRLAHDYTFSEKLKVETNISLEENNIVEPTMLSSALGPWQQPGFPSANKYGLPYTWGGQRSVNWQLADGGDNKEYDTRLVTSTKLTYAFTPHLHFIGSAGYNATFSDNKAQQKGINWYSYAGTTVIAQDPSQVNTYYQRGLNKDLYYNANAYLEYRNTFSTVHDLGLTLGTSYERDETDAYTTRSTDLQDDNVPSLGLVGSSTVITNGESQSHWALGSYFGRFNYAYKNKYLFEANARYDGSSKFIASNRWKAFYGLSGGWRLTEETFMKHQKVFNELKLRASYGSVGNQNGIGLYDYIQLLNVSQSTGATNSGYPVIGGNPVVTVGPTNTLVSLNRTWEDVRTANLALDFSVLNHRLSGTIEYFVKNNIGMLLAHTYSAILGATAPASNSGHLRTWGKELSLMWQDRIGPVTYHIGGNISDNQNKLVSFGGQKVIASGYNNAVEGQPIGAYFGLQYAGRIQTQAQLDAYNTKYAAGNSIGMPAPSTIGSTTSGLRLGDNMFKDLNGDGKLTLPGDLKYLGRNDPRWSYSFNLGAEWKGFDFSVVFQGVGQRTIYRRGYGWGIPFYWIWIGQSSEYYNNTWTPTNTNAKYPTLATLFAGNIATYNYQPSTWSVENGAYLRLKNLVIGYTLPQAWTQKAKIQKLRIYFSGNDLWEISHINDGWDPEATMTISGNERFPFYRFLTGGINLTF; encoded by the coding sequence ATGACAAGATTGCTTTCTACATTTTCCCTCCTTTACCTGGGGGTAATGATCTCCCAAGGCGCCGGGGCCGCCGGGCGGCCTTCCTGGGTCGCCGCGCCGCTCGTCCGCGCTGCCGGGCGGCCTGCCCCGGGCGCGCGAGCCGCGGTGCTGCGCTCCTCTGACGGCGCAGTCGCGGCCCTGTCGGATACCAACCACGTCGTCCACGGCAAGGTCATCGACGAGGACACCAAGCAGCCCGTCCAGGGCGTTTCGGTGACGATCGAAGGGTCGGATCGGGGTGTTGTGACGGATGCCGGGGGCTTATTCACCATCCGGGCGGGCAGGGACCAGGTCATCATCCTGACCAGCATCGGTTACGAACCGATACGGGTCAAGGCGGGCGCCCTGACCAATGTTCGGGTATTTAGCCTCAAATCATTGAAAACAGCCATGAACGACGTCGTCGTCGTTGGGTACGGCACGCAAAAAAAAGCCACCCTCACCGGTTCCGTCTCCGTCGTCGACGCCAAGGCCTTCCAGGACAAGGGCCCGGTCGACAACCCCATCGGCGCCTTGCAGGGACAGGTGCCCGGCGTCGTGGTGACCCGGACTTCTACGGAGCCCGGCCGCCAGAACTGGAACTTCCAGATGCGGGGCGCCACGTCCACCAACGGCGCGGACCCCCTGGTCATCATCGACGGGATCCCCGTCAGCAGTCTGAACGCCCTGAACTCCATCAACCCCAACGACATCGACAATATGTCTTTCCTCAAGGACGCCGACGCCGCGATCTATGGCGCCCGGGGCGCCGGCGGGGTCGTGTTGATCACCACCAAACGCGGCAAGTCCGGGAAACCCACCATCCAATACGATGGGTCCGTGTCGAAAAAGGTGCTGGGGCTGATGCCGCACCTGTTGGACGTCAAGCCCTACGGCCAGATGATGATGGCGGCGCGGATCGCCGACAATTATGGGACGGTGCCGACGTCTGACAGTTGGTACCAATTGGGCGTCCTTTATGCCAATGCCCCCGATTCAGGCTGGATAAGTGGTAACAGCGCCGACCCCGGTTTTGGGGACGTGGCCGACTTCCCTATGTTCCAGGGCATGAACTGGCAAAAGGTGCTTTGGGGCAATGCGACGTCGACCCAGCAAAACATAGCCATTTCCGGCCGGGGCACCAACTCGGGGTACCGGGTCTCGCTGGGGTACATGGACGACGGTAGCCAGTTGCAATGGGGGGACAATTCCAACAAGCGATACAACCTCCGGCTCGCACACGACTATACCTTTTCCGAAAAACTAAAAGTCGAAACGAATATCTCGTTGGAAGAAAATAACATCGTCGAACCCACCATGTTGTCCTCGGCCCTGGGTCCCTGGCAGCAGCCGGGTTTCCCCTCCGCCAACAAATACGGCCTGCCGTATACGTGGGGTGGGCAGCGCAGCGTCAACTGGCAGCTGGCCGACGGGGGCGACAACAAGGAATACGATACCCGCCTGGTGACGAGCACCAAGCTGACGTATGCCTTTACCCCGCACCTCCATTTTATCGGCAGCGCCGGGTACAACGCTACTTTTTCCGACAATAAGGCCCAGCAAAAGGGGATCAACTGGTATAGCTATGCGGGAACGACCGTCATTGCCCAGGACCCCAGCCAGGTCAACACCTATTATCAACGGGGGCTGAACAAGGACCTTTATTATAACGCGAATGCCTACCTGGAGTACCGGAATACCTTTAGCACGGTACACGACCTCGGCCTCACACTCGGGACTTCCTACGAGCGCGACGAGACCGACGCTTATACTACCCGCTCCACAGACCTCCAGGACGACAACGTTCCCTCCCTCGGCCTGGTTGGCAGCAGTACCGTGATCACCAACGGTGAAAGTCAGTCCCACTGGGCACTCGGTTCTTATTTCGGACGGTTCAACTATGCCTATAAGAATAAATACCTTTTCGAGGCCAACGCACGTTATGACGGCTCCTCGAAGTTTATCGCTTCCAACCGCTGGAAAGCCTTCTATGGCTTGTCCGGGGGCTGGCGGTTGACCGAAGAAACCTTTATGAAACACCAAAAGGTGTTCAATGAGTTGAAGCTGCGGGCCTCCTACGGGTCTGTGGGGAACCAGAACGGGATAGGGCTCTATGACTATATACAGTTGCTGAACGTCAGCCAGTCCACCGGAGCGACCAACAGCGGTTACCCGGTCATCGGCGGTAACCCTGTGGTTACGGTGGGGCCTACCAATACCCTGGTAAGCCTCAACCGGACCTGGGAAGACGTCCGGACCGCCAACCTCGCACTCGACTTCTCTGTGCTTAACCACCGGTTGAGCGGCACGATAGAATATTTTGTAAAAAACAACATCGGCATGTTGCTAGCCCACACCTATTCCGCCATCCTCGGCGCCACGGCCCCTGCGAGCAATAGCGGTCACCTGAGGACCTGGGGCAAGGAACTGTCCCTGATGTGGCAGGACCGGATCGGCCCGGTGACCTATCATATCGGTGGGAACATATCCGACAACCAAAACAAGCTCGTCAGCTTTGGCGGTCAAAAGGTCATCGCGTCGGGGTACAATAACGCCGTGGAAGGTCAACCCATCGGCGCCTACTTCGGTCTCCAATACGCCGGCCGTATCCAGACACAGGCGCAACTCGACGCCTATAATACGAAATACGCTGCCGGTAACAGCATCGGGATGCCAGCGCCGTCTACGATCGGCTCCACCACCTCCGGTCTCCGGCTGGGCGACAATATGTTCAAAGACCTTAACGGGGACGGCAAGCTCACCTTGCCCGGCGACCTGAAATACCTGGGTAGGAACGACCCCCGCTGGAGCTATTCGTTCAACCTCGGCGCTGAATGGAAAGGTTTCGACTTTTCGGTCGTCTTCCAGGGGGTAGGGCAGCGGACCATCTACCGCCGTGGGTATGGATGGGGCATCCCCTTCTATTGGATATGGATCGGCCAGTCCTCCGAATACTATAACAATACCTGGACACCCACCAACACCAACGCCAAATATCCCACACTGGCCACCTTGTTTGCCGGCAACATCGCCACCTACAACTACCAGCCCTCCACCTGGTCGGTCGAGAACGGCGCTTATTTAAGGCTCAAAAACCTCGTCATCGGTTATACGTTGCCACAAGCCTGGACGCAAAAGGCGAAAATCCAGAAGCTCAGGATCTATTTCTCCGGCAACGACCTCTGGGAAATCAGCCACATCAACGATGGCTGGGATCCCGAAGCCACCATGACGATCAGCGGGAACGAACGCTTTCCCTTCTACCGTTTT